The proteins below come from a single Cryptococcus gattii WM276 chromosome D, complete sequence genomic window:
- a CDS encoding beta DNA polymerase, putative (Similar to TIGR gene model, INSD accession AAW46526.1): MPSRPPIHPYTSSSTSTGVHGDQKATSHQLYKLFANLTFHIVAAKLEDDLPRIYECIDELGGKCVRPEDAWVIITALKGRQRLLRSLEEKWIETKPIVDVNYIFDTYQACLEHAVSLKTSTPKLPPRDDYLLHFLPKGKFPTRSSSTDFGHANISQPSAKRRKINDDYVATYRDDMTPLKEDVRLEDIPSSCAQRPCPLVCINQDVVNAIKPIFEEREFEEAQQKNSNVLSYRRSLSMLKSVPRRITSGKEALRLQGVGEKVASRIDEFLQTGEIAESQEILASPRYNALQTFASVYTIGHFRAKELYERHHCRTLEDVKRYFADMEKDGEAEQGRGKGRRRMRGGMKEYEIVEEWMKLKNELDQKEEVEEIAACVLENLEAFIPNCEYTICGGYRRGKTQSSDVDIVFRPPKDDQDIGLLRALYLRLSELRIVTHVLHVTHRDPNQPIRAAAQNFDNLDKAFVIFKLPGKGRLHRRVDLISAPRDRYASAVLSWTGSMMFERDLKRYAENETGHKFRAGLIKIATGEEINLETEREIFDYLGLRYIPPELRNADG; encoded by the exons ATGCCCTCCCGGCCTCCTATCCATCCTTACACATCCAGTTCGACTTCAACTGGAGTGCATGGTGACCAGAAGGCCACATCACATCAACTGTACAAGCTCTTTGCAAACTTGACCTTTCATATTGTGGCTGCCAAGCTTGAAGATGACCTTCCCCGGATATACGAATGTATCGATGAGTTGGGGGGAAAGTGTGTGAGACCGGAAGATGCCTGGGTTATAATCACTGCTTTAAAAGGGAGACAAAGACTGCTGAGGTCTCTGGAAGAAAAATGGATC GAGACCAAGCCGATTGTTGACGTCAACTATATCTTCGACACATATCAGGCATGCTTGGAACATGCCGTTTCTCTCAAAACATCGACTCCCAAACTTCCTCCACGAGACGACTATCTTTTGCACTTCCTACCTAAGGGGAAGTTCCCTACTAGGAGCTCTAGTACGGACTTTGGGCATGCAAACATCTCACAGCCTTCTGCcaaaaggaggaagattAACGATGATTATGTGGCAACTTACAGAGACGATATGACTCCCTTGAAAGAAGATGTGCGTCTCGAAGACATCCCGTCCTCTTGCGCCCAAAGACCTTGTCCCTTGGTATGCATAAATCAAGATGTA GTTAACGCTATCAAGCCAATATTTGAAGAACGAGAGTTTGAAGAGGCGCAGCAGAAAAACTCGAACGTTTTGAGCTATCGCCGAAGTCTGAGT ATGCTCAAAT CTGTGCCGAGACGAATCACATCAGGCAAGGAAGCGCTGCGTCTTCAAGGTGTGGGTGAGAAGGTTGCTTCCAGA ATCGACGAGTTCCTGCAGACAGGTGAAATAGCCGAATCGCAAGAGATTTTGGCATCACCTCGGTATAATGCCCTCCAGACTTTTGCTTCGGTGTATACTATTGGTCATTTTCGGGCCAAAGAACTATATGAGCGACATCATTGCCGGACCCTGGAGGACGTTAAAAGATACTTTGCTGACATGGAGAAAGATGGCGAAGCCGAACAGGGGAGAGGTAAaggcagaagaaggatgCGAGGTGGTATGAAGGAATATGAAATAGTAGAGGAGTGGATGAAGCTGAAAAATGAACTAGATCAGAA GGAAGAGGTCGAAGAAATCGCTGCTTGCGTGCTGGAGAATCTTGAGGCATTCATACCCAATTGTGAATATACCATCTGTGGAGG TTATCGGCGAGGTAAGACCCAATCAAGCGATGTTGACATTGTATTTCGACCACCCAAAGACGATCAGGATATAGGGCTCCTACGAGCACTCTACCTTCGTCTTTCAGAGCTTCGTATTGTCACTCATGTTCTTC ATGTGACGCATCGTGATCCCAATCAGCCAATCCGTGCTGCTGCACAAAACTTTGACAATCTAGACAAGGCCTTTGTCATTTTTAAACTGCCTGGTAAAGGAAGATTGCATAGGAGAGTAGATCTGATCAGTGCCCCGAGAGATCGGTATGCCAGTGCTGTATTAAGCTGGACCGGGAGTATGATGTTTGAAAGGGATCTCAA GAGATATGCTGAGAATGA AACGGGTCATAAATTTCGAGCAGGTCTTATCAAGATTGCCACCGGGGAAGAAATCAATTTGGAGACAGAAAGGGAAATTTTTGATTATCTTGGTCTAAGATATATCCCTCCTGAATTGAGGAACGCCGACGGATAG
- a CDS encoding uncharacterized protein (Similar to TIGR gene model, INSD accession AAW46524.1), translating to MSRGGWRGGRGGGRGGMPPGVGFGYGQISQTEWKEGINRIKAQSQTNGTLYPPLDNISISYLTGPTDHESLVLSHAISLDTTLSTGKLPECEEGLQLVQPGQIPPWRIAGERKVVGIEIESYSDRFNPPAPSGPSKLDPVALRMDQSMFPPSLWAAYFDGQTDRLKDRPKKKRKLDDLEQEGEDKVEEESEISEEEDFDFDDDESDHQDYDANYFDNGEGDDDEGGDDEGGDVYED from the exons ATGTCAAGAGGCGGCTGGCGAGGCGGTCGAGGCGGTGGTCGAGGAGGCATGCCCCCTGGTGTCGGTTTTGGCTATGGACAAATTTCGCAAACGGAATGGAAGGAGGGAATCAATCGTATCAAGGCTCAGAGCCAAACCAATGGAACTCTTTATCCT CCACTGGATAACATCTCGATCTCATATCTCACGGGTCCGACAGACCATGAGAGCCTAGTTTTATCTCATGCAATCTCACTTGATACCACTCTCTCCACCGGCAAGCTTCCAGAGTGTGAAGAGGGGTTACAATTGGTACAACCCGGTCAGATCCCTCCTTGGAGGATAGCGGGGGAAAGGAAAGTTGTTGGAATTG AAATTGAGTCTTATTCAGATCGTTTTAACCCTCCAGCTCCGTCGGGCCCCTCCAAACTGGACCCTGTAGCGCTCCGGATGGATCAGTCCATGTTCCCGCCATCGCTATGGGCGGCATACTTTGATGGACAGACAGATAGGCTTAAGGATA GaccgaagaagaagagaaagcTGGATGACCTCGAgcaagaaggagaagataAAGTGGAGGAA GAATCTGAAATCTCCGAGGAAGAGGACTTTGATTTCGATGATGACGAGTCAGATCACCAAGATTACGACGCAAATTATTTTGATAACGGAGAaggggatgatgatgaaggtGGTGATG ATGAGGGTGGAGATGTTTATGAAGATTAG
- a CDS encoding GabA permease, putative (Similar to TIGR gene model, INSD accession AAW46523.1) gives MGISQIEETTSVHQQPVNDVESPSALTTDGRDGAAARLEEMGYKQELTRNLGMISVLGLSFAIMAVPFGTSTTLNIALTDGGPVTILYGWIFVSLVSLCMASSLAEICSVFPTSGGVYYWSAMLSTEKYSSFASYLTGWMGTVGNWTVTASITFGGSQLILAAATLFHEDYVPTAWQTCLVYWGALSVSLLCNIFFHKHLDKLNNICLWWTGASIIVTLLVKADNRNSAKFAFSHFDAQYSGWPSGWAWFVGLLQGAYTLTGYGMVASLCEEVNEPAREVPRAMVLSVAAAAVTGIVYLPLLAVASLQPMPLLYKEVTGSAGAALGLLCLILGIWVFAAIGSLTAASRCTWAFSRDGGIPASGWWKKVDQRFGIPVNSLILSTIVCALLGLIYLGSSAAFNAFTGVATICLGCSYAFPVFCSLLRRREAVRNASFSLGKFGYVINIITVVWITFSIILFCMPTAIPVTAESMNYASVVFAGFSFIAALWYVVNARKHYHGPTLSTVRVGDSTEIVEEYPSSEKA, from the exons ATGGGAATCAGCCAAATCGAGGAGACAACAAGCGTTCACCAACAACCAGTCAACGATGTTGAAAGTCCGTCTGCGCTTACAACAGACGGTCGTGATGGTGCAGCCGCAAGACTGGAAGAGATGGGTTACAAACAAGAGCTCACCAGAAACCTTGGGATGATTTCGGTGCTTGGCTTAAGTTTCGCTATCATGGCAGTCCCATTCGGAACAAGTACAACACTCAACATCGCCTTGACAGACGGAGGGCCGGTCACTATCCTTTACGGC TGGATCTTTGTGTCTTTAGTCTCCTTATGTATGGCTTCCAGTCTTGCCGAGAT CTGCTCTGTTTTCCCTACTTCTGGGGGTGTATATT ATTGGTCCGCTATGTTGTCTACGGAAAAGTACAGCTCATTTGCGAGCTACCTGACAGGCTGGATGGGCACTGTTGGAAACTGGAC TGTCACTGCCTCCATTACCTTTGGCGGAAGTCAGCTGATCCTGGCAGCTGCTACCCTCTTCCATGAGGATTATGTCCCTACTGCTTGGCAAACTTGTCTTGTATACTGGGGGGCCTTATCAGTCTCTTTACTCTGCAATATTTTTTTCCACAA GCACCTTGACAAGCTCAATAACATTTGCTTATGGTGGACTGGAGCATCT ATCATCGTCACTCTTCTAGTCAAGGCTGATAACCGCAACTCCGCCAAATTCGCTTTCTCTCAC TTTGACGCTCAGTATTCTGGCTGGCCTTCTGGATGGGCGTGGTTCGTGGGTCTTTTACAGGGGGCCTACACCTTGACTGG TTACGGAATGGTTGCATCCCTTTGCGAAGAGGTTAATGAGCCCGCACGTGAGGTGCCAAGGGCAATGG TCCTCTCTGTTGCAGCCGCTGCTGTTACTGGTATCGTCTACCTT CCACTTTTGGCCGTGGCGAGTCTTCAACCTATGCCTTTGTTGTACAAGGAAGTTACAGGAAGCGCCGGTGCCGCCCTCGGCTTGCTCTGCCTCA TTCTCGGCATCTGGGTCTTTGCTGCCATTGGTTCATTGACTGCCGCTTCTCGCTGCACGTGGGCCTTTTCCAGAGACGGCGGTATCCCTGCTTCTGGGTGGTGGAAGAAGGTTGACCAAAGGTTTGGTATCCCTGTCAACTCTTTGATACTTTCGACTATTGTGTGCGCTCTTTTGGGTTTGATCTACCTTGGTTCCTCGGCTGCCTTCAACGCCTTTACCGGTG TTGCGACCATCTGTTTGGGCTGTTCTTACGCGTTCCCTGTGTTTTGCTCTTTattgagaagaagagaagcTGTTCGCAACGCTTCTTTCTCCCTCGGAAAGTTTGGTTACGTCATT AACATCATTACGGTGGTATGGATTaccttctccatcatccttttcTGCATGC CTACCGCCATCCCCGTCACGGCCGAATCTATGAATTATGCAAGTGTCGTGTTTGCGGGTTTCTCGTTCATCGCTGCCTTATGGTATGTCGTCAACGCTCGAAAGCATTATCATGGCCCCACTCTCTCGACCGTGAGAGTCGGCGACAGTACGGAAATTGTTGAAGAATATCCGAGTAGCGAAAAAGCATGA
- a CDS encoding nicotinate phosphoribosyltransferase, putative (Similar to TIGR gene model, INSD accession AAW46522.1): MPDKLHPPIDDVQVPFSILDTDLYKLTMQNAVLHHFRDAHVIIKFTNRSPEMLFSKECFDWVQQRVNDLSKLKLTSEEREALSATCRYFSESYLDYLSNMQLDPVNQVKLTFMPRGSNEKGEEMGEIACAIEGPWKDTILYEVPIMAILSEGYFKFVDTDWDYDGQFELAKKKALDLFNPPAPTTSLVVSEFGTRRRRSFKAQDIVMRGLVAGYEEYKSKGGNQGVLSGTSNVYFALKYGLQPVGTIAHEWIMAVGATYGYKGANGRAMDMWEEVYPPDTKFASPLTMLTDTYTAAVFFKDFISDPARALRWSVLRQDSGDAFKFVEDAKKAWRTIEDKAGIKRDVGPNGEETIAKGKKVIFSDSLDVEKAIKLQQGCDTIGMAASFGIGTDLTNDFRKTSDPSQKSKALNMVIKLNKINGKNCVKLSDDKGKHTGSLEEVRKAQQELGIENN, encoded by the exons ATGCCCGACAAGCTACACCCCCCCATAGACGATGTCCAGGTTCCCTTCAGTATCCTCGATACTGACCTTTACAAG CTTACAATGCAAAACGCCGTCCTCCACCACTTTAGGGATGCGCATGTTATCATAAAGTTTACAAATAGGAGTCCGGAAATGCTCTTCTCGAAGGAGTGCTTTGACTGGGTGCAGCAACGAGTGAATG ACCTTTCGAAGCTCAAGTTGACTTCAGAAGAACGTGAAGCGCTTTCCGCAACTTGTCGTTACTTCTCGGAATCGTATCTAGATTATCTTTCGAATATGCAGCTCGACCCTGTCAACCAAGTAAAGCTCACTTTTATGCCCAGGGGCTCCAACgagaaaggagaagagatgggtGAGATTGCATGTGCCATCGAGGGTCCCTGGAAAGATACTATACTATATGAAGTCCCCATTATGGCTATCT TGAGTGAAGGATACTTCAAGTTTGTGGATACCGACTGGGATTACGACGGCCAATTTG AATTAGCTAAGAAGAAGGCTTTAGATCTCTTCAACCCTCCCGCCCCTACGACATCATTAGTGGTCTCAGAATTCGGCACTCGCCGTCGACGAAGTTTTAAGGCCCAGGATATCGTCATGCGGGGGCTTGTTGCTGGCTATGAAGAGTACAAATCCAAAGGAGGGAACCAGGGAGTTTTGAGCGGGACAAGTAAT GTCTACTTTGCTTTGAAGTACGGTCTCCAACCTGTCGGCACTATCGCCCATGAATGGATCATGGCCGTAGGGGCGACTTATGGATACAAAGGGGCCAATGGAAGAGCTATGGACATGTGGGAAGAGG TCTACCCTCCTGATACTAAGTTTGCCTCCCCACTCACCATGCTTACCGACACTTACACCGCTGCTGTCTTCTTCAAAGATTTTATCTCTGATCCCGCTCGCGCTCTTCGCTGGTCTGTTCTCAGGCAAGATTCTGGGGATGCCTTCAAGTTTGTCGAAGATGCAAAGAAGGCATGGAGGACTATTGAGGATAAAGCTGGCATCAAGCGAGACGTTGGACCGAATGGCGAGGAAACGATTGCAAAGGGCAAGAAGGTCATTTTCAGTGACTCCTTAGATGTTGAGAAGGCCATCAAGTTGCAACAAGGGTGTGACACGATCGGCATGGCGG CATCATTCGGCATTGGTACGGACTTGACCAATGATTTCCGTAAGACTTCAGATCCTAGTCAAAAGTCCAAAGCTTTGAATATGGTCATCAAACTCAACAAGATCAATGGTAAGAATTGTGTCAAGTTGTCAGATGACAAGGGGAAG CATACTGGTTCACTTGAAGAAGTTAGAAAAGCTCAACAAGAGCTGGGTATTGAAAACAATTAG
- a CDS encoding uncharacterized protein (Similar to TIGR gene model, INSD accession AAW46525.1) → MSTTSVDKVPDVPTDDDATVKQFTDETGAPASLPEIGSGGEESKLKVLMGLMRKLMGVKDVANLRLSLPASLLEPIPNLEYWQYADRADILAAVGDSDDELERLLAVLRFSFSKELKFIRSRLGKPYNSALGEHFRCSWRLPPLLIDKETKEPVVRTHIHVPLPGEPFYGGQGGSGWTTPVLRPEDGGKPNSEASSTISSSSKASKKQPVKALDPANVDRVIPGPGKEVEADPDAGVLESEKVTVVFLCEQVSHHPPISAAYYYCPEKGIEAYCMDQIAAKVSGMSVKLGPGSSNKGIFVRIARDGPGQNEEYQITHPAAAVNGILKGSYYGTISDVVQVTCRGGEKTTTKLKALLDYKEESWLGKPKFLVDGIIYRYTVGSEEEEGWTKAKQVPADKIVGYLDGCWMKQIRYRLKGQKEWKVLLDLDQLALIPKDVRPLHEQDEHESRKLWESVTDNLISKNWGEATRSKQTIEQRQREKAAERKAKGETHQARYFQPDYEDGRPKLTDEGQKALEDEIQRCRSQ, encoded by the exons ATGTCCACCACCTCCGTCGATAAGGTGCCCGACGTACCTACAGATGATGACGCCA CCGTCAAGCAGTTTACAGATGAGACCGGTGCTCCTGCGTCTCTTCCTGAAATTGGAAGTGGTGGTGAAGAGAGCAAGTTGAAGGTGCTCATGGGACTTATGAGGAA ACTCATGGGTGTCAAGGATGTTGCAAACTT GAGATTATCTCTCCCCGCTTCATTGCTGGAACCTATTCCGAACCTGGAGTACTGGCAATATGCCGACAGGGCTGACATCCTGGCCGC CGTCGGCGACTCCGACGATGAATTGGAGAGACTGCTTGCTGTTCTGCGCTTTAGCTTCAGCAAGGAGCTCAAGTTCATTAGGAGTCGCTTAGGAAAGCCTTACAACTCTGCTCTCG GTGAACATTTCCGATGTTCTTGGAGATTACCGCCCTTACTTATCGACAAGGAGACCAAAGAACCAGTTGTTCGTACTCACATCCACGTACCCTTACCCGGCGAACCATTTTACGGTGGTCAAGGTGGGAGTGGCTGGACCACACCTGTCTTGAGGCCTGAGGATGGCGGGAAGCCCAACAGCGAAGCCAG CTCTACCATCTCATCATCTAGTAAGGCGTCAAAGAAGCAACCTGTCAAGGCTCTTGATCCTGCGAACGTTGACAGGGTGATCCCTGGACCAGGAAAAGAAGTGGAAGCTGATCCTGATGCGGGTGTTTTGGAGTCTGAGAAAGTCACAGTAGTATTCTTG TGCGAACAAGTCTCCCACCATCCTCCCATCTCTGCCGCCTATTACTACTGTCCAGAGAAGGGTATCGAGGCTTACTGCATGGACCAGATTGCCGCCAAAGTTTCTGGGATGT CTGTTAAACTAGGTCCCGGTTCATCGAACAAGGGTATCTTCGTGAGGATTGCTCGCGATGGTCCTGGTCAAAATGAA GAGTACCAAATCACCCATCCTGCTGCCGCGGTCAATGGGATATTGAAGGGCTCTTATTACGGCACCATCTCCGACGTGGTTCAAGTCACATGTCGAGGTGGTGAGAAGACGACAACGAAACTCAAGGCTCTACTTGACTACAAGGAAGAG TCTTGGTTGGGCAAGCCTAAGTTCTTGGTCGACGGGATCATCTACCGCTACACTGTCGGTAgcgaagaggaagagggcTGGACAAAAGCCAAGCAAGTACCGGCTGACAAGATTGTGGGCTACCTCGATGGATGTTGGATGAAACAAATAAGGTACAGACTCAAGGGCCAAAAA GAATGGAAGGTTTTGCTCGACCTTGATCAGCTGGCTCTCATTCCCAAAGACGTAAGGCCCCTTCATGAACAAGACGAGCATGAATCACGCAAGCTGTGGGAGTCTGTTACCGATAATCTGATCTCCAAGAACTGGGGAGAAGCCACAAGAAGCAAGCAAACGATTGAGCAAAGGCAGAGAGAAAAAGCCGCTGAGAGGAAGGCCAAGGGAGAAAC TCACCAAGCCCGCTACTTCCAACCCGACTACGAAGATGGCCGCCCCAAGCTTACAGATGAAGGGCAGAAGGCtcttgaagatgaaatTCAGCGCTGCAGAAGTCAGTAG